In Solidesulfovibrio carbinoliphilus subsp. oakridgensis, the sequence GCGAGACTCTAGGGCATGGATTCCCGTGGGGTCAAGCCTGCCGCGACCGGTCGCCGGCCGGCCGAAGCGCGCCCCGTCCGGGGCGGGCGGCCCTTTTGACGCCCGATGCGGAAAAAGGCATGGTTCCTTGGGCCCAAAGCGTCCCGGCGGTTGCTTGGCCGCCGAACCTCATGGTACCGTCCAGCGTTGCAACGACACTGGGAAAGAGAGAACCGCCACGGATTGCGCATGCATCGTATGACCGCCTTTCTGCTCTGGGCCATTCTCGCCTGCATGGTCCTTGGCGCCGCGCCCGTCCGGGCCGAAACCCCTCCCGCCCCGGCGGCCGGGGCTCCGGCCGGGCTGGCCTACGTGGTCCGCTACGACGGGGACATCGCGCCGGACACCCTGGCCCTCCTGCGCCAGATATCGAAGGCCGAGTCCCTGCTCCAATCCCCGCCGGATTCGGTCCTGCTCCTCGAACGCCGGGCCGAGGAGGACAAGGCGGCCTTCCTGAAGGTCTTCCAGTCCGAAGGCCGTTTCGCGGCCACGGTCGCCGCCACCGTGGACCAGTCCGTGTCCCCGGCCGTCCTCACCTATCACATCACGCCCGGCCCCCGGTTCGAACTGCGCCGGGTCACCCTGGCCCCGACCGGGGACACCGCGGGCGAAGCCGGGGTCCTGCCCGCGCCCGCGGCCATCGGCCTTGGCGTGCCGTCGCCTTTTTCCGCCAGGGCCGTGGTCGAGGCCGAGGGCAGGATCCTCGCCGCCCTGCGCAAGAACGCCCACCCCTTCGTGGCCATCGCCGACCGCAAGGTCACGGCCGACTTCGACACCCACGCCGTCACCGTGGCCTGGACCGTGGACACCGGCCCCCGGGCGGCCTTTGGCGAGCTGCGGTTTGCCGGGGTGGCCACGGTCAAGGAGCGCTTCCTGGCGAACATGGCCCCGTGGCAGCCCGGCCAGGCCTACGACGCCGATCTGGTGGCCCGGTACCGCAAGACCTTAAATGGCCTCGATCTTTTTAACGCCGTCCAGATCGAGCCCATAAACGAGCCCGGCCCGGACGGCCGCATCCCGCTCCGGGTCGTGGTGGTCGAGCGCAAGCACCGGACCATAAAGGGCGGCATCGACTACAAGACCGACGAAGGCCCCGGGGCCAACCTCGGCTGGGAGCACCGCAACCTTTTCGGCGGGGGCGAGAAATTCTCGGTCGCGGCCGGCGCCTCGGCCATCGAGCAGACCGGCGAAGCCGCCTTTGAAAAGCCGGATTTCATCACGCCAAAGGAGCTCTTCAAATCCAAGGCCAAGGTGGCCGACGAGGACAAGAAGGCGTACAAGGGCCAAAACGCCCAGGCCACGGCCTCGGTGCGCCGCCAGTTCACGGACGCCTTTTCGGCTGCCGCCGGCCTTGGCCTGCGGGCCTCGCGCATCGAGGAGGACAAGTCGAAGCCCTGGGAGAACGACAAGCGCTACGGCTTCGTCTTTTTGCCGCTCGAGACCACCTACGACACCCGGGACGACGTGCTCGACGCCCATAAGGGCCTTCTCGGCAGCTTTTCCTTCGCCCCCTACTGGGCCACCCTGGCCCAGGGCCAGAGCTTCCTGCGCCCGGAATTTTCGCTCTCCAATTATTTCAAGCTGGCCGATGACCCGGGTGTGGTCCTGGCCACCCGCATCATCGGCGGGGCCAACATCGGCGCCGACCGCGACGACGTTCCCCCGGACCTGCGCTGGTACGCCGGCGGGTCGGGCTCCATCCGGGGCTACCCCTACCAGACGGTCGGTCCGCTGCGCAGCAAGACGCCGGTCGGCGGCGGCTCGCTTTTGACCTTTTCGGTGGAACTGCGGCTGCGGATCACGGAGCTTGTCGGCCTGGTTCCCTTTGTCGACGGCGGTTCGGCCTTTGAAAACGCCCTGCCTCCCTACAACCAGCCCCTTCTGCTCGGGGCGGGCCTCGGCATTCGCATCTACACCCCGATCGGACCCATACGGTTCGATGTGGCCACGCCGGTGACGCGGCGCAAGGATATCGACGACATTGCCCAATTCTACTTCAGCATCGGACAATCCTTCTAGGGAAGGCCGCGCCCCCTCCCCCCGGCCCCGGGGCCGCCGGTGGCTCCGCTGGCTGGCCTGGGGGCTCGGGGGCGTGCTTGGCCTGGTCCTTCTCGTCTGGGGACTGCTCCTGACGCCCTTTGGCCTTGGCGGCGCGGCCCGTGTGGCCGAACGCCTGATCGCCGCCGGCTCTGGCATGCAGGCCCGCATCGAGAACGTGTCCGGCGTCCTGCCGGTTTCGCTCTCCGTCGGCCGGTTCGCCCTGGCCGACGCCAAGGGCCCGTGGCTCATCGTCAAGGACGCCCGCCTGTCCTGGTCGCCCCTGGCCCTTTTGCGGGGCCGGGTGGAGGTCCGCGAGGTCGCGGCCGACATCGTCCGCCTGCGCCGGGCACCGGCCCTGCCGCCGGCTGCGGCCGAGCCCATGCCGCTTGAATGGCCGCCGCGCTTTCCGCGCCTGCCGGCCATCCTGGTCGACCGGCTTTCGGTCGGCCGGCTGATCCTCGACAAGGAAGTGGCCGGACAGGCCGCCGTCATCTCCATCTCCGGCCGGCTGGCCGAATCCGGGCGCGGGGCCGTCGGCCTGACCCTTGCCGCCACGCGCCAGGACGGGGACAAGCCCTTGGCCCTGCGGCTGGCCGGGTCCCTCAATTACGCCGACTGGCGGCTGGCGGCCAAGGCGTCCCTGACCGACGCCCCGGGTGGGCTCCTGTCCGCCGTCCTGGCCGGCCCGGACGGCGGCCCCCTGGCCCTGGACCTGACCGGCGACGGGCCGCTTGACGCCTGGAAGGGCCGGCTGGTCGCGACCCTGTCGCAAAAGGAGCTTCTCGGCCTGGACCTCGGCCTTGGCGTGCCGCTTCAAAAAGACGCCACCGCCTCCTTTTCCCTGGACGCGGCCGCCACCCTGCCGGACGGCCTCCTGCCCGAGGCCGTTTCCCGTCTCGTGGGCCAGGCGCCGACCTGCCGTCTGGCCGGCCGCTACGGCCTGGTGTCCGAGGACCTCTTCCTGGACCGCCTGGACGCGTCCGCCGCCGTCGGCAGCCTGACGGCCACGGCCGGGCTCAAGGCCTCGGACAATACGATGACGGCCACGGCCAAACTGTCCCTGCCCGACGCCGCCCGCCTGGACCCGTCCCTGGCCGGGGTCGTGGAGGCCAGCCTCGACGCCTCGGGGCACCTGTCCCGGCCCATCCTCGGCCTGCGCCTCGTGGCCAAAGACGTCCGCTCCGGGCCGCTGGCCCTTGGCGCGGCCGACCTGACGGCCAGGGCCGAGCCCACGGGCGACTTGTCCGGCCCCTTTCCCGGCGCGACCCTGTCTCTTGCCGGCAATCTGACCAATCTGGCCGGTCCCGAGGGCACCACGCTCCTTGGCGACGACCTGGCCCTGTCCCTCACCGCGGCCGTGGACGGCCAGGGCGGCATCGCCGCCAAGGCCCTGACCATCACCGGCAAGGGCGGGGAGGTGCGCCTGACCGACGCCGGCTGGCAGGACGGCCAGGCCGCCGGCAGGCTGGCCCTCAATGTCGCCGACGTGGCCGGCGCGGCCTCCCTGGCCGGGCTCAAGCTGTCGGGCTCCCTGGCCACCACGGCCGACCTGACCGCCGATGCGGCCGGCGCGGGCAAGGCCACGCTCACGCTCCGGTTCGCCGATCTGGCCGGCCGCGACCCGGCCGATACGGCCGCCGCCGCCCTGGCCGCGCTCCTTGGCGCCTCCCCGACCCTCGACCTCAAGGCCGCCTTCTCGCCGGCCGGCGCAGAACTGTCCGAACTGTCCCTGGCCGGCAAGGCCGTCACCCTGACCGCCACCGGCAGCGTCGATGCCAGGGGCCAGCCCGTGGCCGCCAAGGTCGCGGCCAAAATCCCGGACCTGTCCGCGCTCGGCCCGGCCCTGGGACAAAAGGCCGGCGGCAGCCTGGAACTCTCGGCCGAAGCCACGAGCCCGGCCGGGGCCCCGCATCTCCAGGCCAAGGCCACGGCCGACAAGCTGGTCCTTGGCGATCTGGCCCTGGCCGCGGTCACGCTCGACGCCTCGGCCACGGACGCCCTGGCCCGGCCCGCCGGCAAGCTCCTCCTCACCGCCCGGCGCGAAGGCGAGTCGGCCAGACTGGAAACGGCCTTTGCCCTGGCCGGCGACCGGCTGACGGTTTCGGACTTGAAACTGGCCGCGCCGGACGCCGCGTTCTCCGGCAACGCCGTTCTCGACACCAGGACCGGCCGGGTCTCGGGCAAACTTTCCGGCAATGCGGCCAATCTGGCCGGCCTCGGCCGGTTCGTCGGCCAGACGCTCGCCGGCAGCCTGCGCCTGACCGCCACGGCCGAGGCCAAACCGGCCGGGCAGAGCCTTGCCCTGGACCTGTCCGGCGCGAACCTGCGCCTGCCCGGGGTCGCGGCGGCGAGCCTCACCGTCGGGGCCAGTCTCGACGACGTGACGGGAAATCCCCGGGGCAAGGCCACGGTGGCCGGCAAGGGCGTGGACGCCGGCGGACTTTCCCTGGCCACCCTGTCCGTGGCCGCCACCGGCGACGGCAAGCTCATGGCGGCCACGGTCGAGGCCAAGGGGACCATCCCCGGCGACAAGCCCCTGGAGTTGGCCACCCGGGCCACCCTGGCCCCGGCCGGCCAGGGGCGAAAACTCACCCTGACGGCCCTCGCCGGCAGCCTCGACGCCCGCAAGTTCGCCCTGACCGCGCCGGCCGTCCTGACCTTTGGCGACGGGACCACCCGGCTGGACGGCCTGGCGCTTGCCTACGACAAGGCGGTGCTGACCGCCCAGGCCGCCATCAGCCCGAAGCAGGCCACGGCCAAGGCCACGGTGGACCGCTTTCCCCTGCCCCTTTTGTCTTCCTTCGGCCTGACCGGCGTGGACGGCACGGCCTCGGCCACCGTCACCCTGTCCGGCTCCCCGGCCCGGCCGGAACTGGCCGCCGACCTCCGCTGCGAGGGCGTCAAAATGGCGGCCGAGAACACGCGCGGCGCCCCGCCCCTGTCCGTCCGGGCCACGGCCGGCCTAAGCGGCGGCAAGGCGACCGTGAAGGCCGTGGTCGCGCCGAACGGCAAGAAGGAGGCCGTGACCCTGGAGGCGGCCCTGCCCGTGCGCTTCGCCGTGGAGCCCTTCGTCTTCGACCTGCCCCAGGGCGGGAGCCTCACCGGCCGGCTCCTGGCCGACACCGACCTGTCCGACCTGGCCCCCCTCCTGGCCCAGGCCAACACCCGGGCCACGGGCCGCCTGACCGCCGATCTGGCCCTTGGCGGCAGCCTGGCCGCCCCCACCGTGTCCGGGGCCATGGCCCTGGCCGCCAGCCGCTTCGAGAACGCGGACAGCGGGCTCGTCCTTCGGGCACTCACCCTGCGGGCCGAGGCCGCGAACGGCGTGCTGACCATCGTCCAGGGCGCGGGCCAGGACACCAAGGGCGGGTCCTTCACCCTCTCCGGCTCGGTCGGCTTCGCCGATCCGGTCAACGGCCCCGTGGACCTGACCCTGCGCCTGTCCAAGCTGCAGGTGGCCGGCCTCGACCAGTACACGGCCAAGGCCGACGGCACGATCGCGGTCAAGGGCACGCTCTCGCGCATGCAGGCCTCCGGGGCCCTGACCATCGGCCCGGCGGACATCAACCTGCCGACCAACCTGCCCCCAAGCGTGGTGGTCATCCCGGTCGTCTACGTCAACGACCCCAGGGCTCCCAAAACCAAACCCAAGCCCACCCCGCCGGCGGCGGCCCGCCACATCGACCTCGATCTCAAGATCGCGCTTGGCCAGGCGGTCTACGTGCGCGGCATGGGCCTCGAATCCCGCTGGGGCGGCGAGATCGCCGTCACGGGCACGGCCGCCGCCCCGGTCGTCATCGGCAAGTATTACGTGGAAAAGGGCCTGGTCGAACTTTTCGGCAGCAACCTCGAAATCACCAAGGGCGACGTCGTTTTCCGCGGCGAGTCCCCGCCGGCTCCGACCCTTGACATCCTGGCCGAGACCACTTCCGACGACGTCACCGCCGGCGTCTCCATCACCGGCGACGCGGGGAACCCCTCGATCAACCTGACCTCCAACCCGCCGCTGCCCCACGACGAGGTTCTCTCGCGCATCCTTTTCGGCCAAAGCGCCGCCACCCTCTCCCCGATCCAGGCCGCCCAGCTGGCCCAGGCCGCGGCCTCCCTCTACGCCGGCGGCTCGCCGACCAGCATCCTGGCCCGCACCCGGCGCATCCTCGGCCTCGACCAGCTCACCCTGGTCTCGGGCAAGGGCGGCATCTCCTCCACGGTCGTGAAGGCCACCAAGGAGATCGTCAAGGGGGTCAACGTGGGCGTGGAACAGGGCCTTGGCGCCCAAAGCGGCGCCGTGTCCGTGGAAGTCCAGGTCACCCCCAACATCACCGTGGACAGCCGGGTCGGCGTGGACAACAAGCAGGGCGTGGGCGTCAACTGGAAGTGGGATTATTGATTGAGGGAGTTTAAGATGCCTCCGGCGGCCGGGGGGGATCATCCCCCCCGGACCCCCTGGAGGGGACGCGGGAAGCGGGTGGCGTCCGGAAGTGTTTTCTTCCCGCATCCGGCCGAGAAAAAAGCCGGGACCGCGCGTTTCTTTCGAGAGGGATTCCGGGAGTCGTGATGCGTCGGCTTGGGCGCTTCGGCGCGCGTCAACCTTTTTGCCAGGCTTTTGCCGGGAGGGTGCACCATGATCCGTTTCATCCGCATCGTGAGCCTTGCCTTCGTCGCCCTGACCATGTGCTGCGGCACCTCGGTCGCCGTGACCCCCTTTGACGTCTACGAGGGCAGCAACCTGCGCAAGATCGTCCAACGCGGCACGCTGGTCGTCGGCATGGAACTGAAGTTCTGGCCCTTCGAGTACGTGGACGAACAGGGCAATCCCGTCGGCTTCGACGTGGACATCGCCAGGACCCTGGCCGAACGGCTCGGGGTCAAACTCGAAATCAAGGACATGGAATGGACCGGCCTCATCCCGGCCCTGACCGCCGGCAAAATCGATCTCATCATCTCCGGCATCACCGGCACCCTGGAACGCGGCAAGTCCATCACCTTCACCTCGCCCTACTTCACCACCGGCCTGTGCGCCTTGCTCAGCGCCCAAAAGGCCGGAGACGTGACCGACGCGGCCGCCCTTGACGCCCCGGGCCGGATCATCGCGGTCAAGACCGGCACCACGGCCGATCTGGTGGCCACCAAGCGGTTCCCCAAGGCCACGATAAACCGCTACAGCGACGAGACGGCCTGCGTCCAGGAAGTGGTGGCCGGCCGGGTGGACGCCTTCTTCTACGACCAGATCTCCATCGGCAAGCACCACAGGCAGAATCCCGAAACCACCAAGGCGCTCCTTACGCCGTTCACCTACGAACCCTTCTGCATCGCCCTGCAAAAAGGCGACTTCGACTGGTGGCAATGGCTGGAGTCCTACCTCGCCACCATCAAGAGCGACGGGACCCTCGAGGCCCTGCGCGCCAAATATTTCAAGGACATTCTCGGCAACTAGGCGTCCGTTCCAACGGGCCGGTCCTGTCCCGATGCCGGCGCGCCCTTTGGCGGCGCGCCGGCATCCCTCGACGGCCACGTTGCCGGAACCCGTTTTCCCGGCCGCCCCGCGCCACCAACGCCCACGACCGCCGGACCGGCCGGTCCGGCCTTCCCAAGGAGGCTCCATGTCCCGTCGCGTCCTCGTCCCGGCCCTGTGTCTCCTGGCCCTTTTATGGTGCCTGCCCGCTCCGGCCCCGGCCGAGACCCGGCAGGTCTTCGCCCACCTCTTCACGGTCCCGACCGACGGCGCGGGCGGCACCGACGCCGCGGCCAGGATGCCGGCCTTCGAGGCCTGGCTCGTCGCCTCCTTCGGCGGCTATACCCGGCTCGGGTCCGGGGGCGGCGGCTGGAAAAACGAGGCCGGGCAGGTGGAGATCGAAGGCAACACCGCCTACCTGGCCACCGCCGACCGGGACGTGTCCAAGGAAATCGCGGCCCGGCTGGTGGCGGACTTCGGCGAGCGGGTCCCCTACGTGCTGGTCTTTCCGGCCGGCCTTTTCGCCAAATGAGCGAGAAGGCCTTTCGCCTGACGGTCCGTTTCCTGCTTCTGGCCGCCCTGGCCGGCCTCCTGTGGCTGGTCCTGTCGCACCTGCGCTACCACTGGGACTGGGAGGCGGTCTTCGCCTACCGCCGGATTTTCGTGGCCGGGCTCGGCATGACGATGGTCATTTCCATCGGCGCCATCGTCCTCGGCCTGGCCCTCGGACTGGCCTCGGGGCTGGCCTCGGTGTCGGGCAGCGTGGTCTTGAGCGAAATGGCGGCCCTCTATGTGGGGGCCTTTCGCGGCACGCCGCTGCTGGTGCAGATCCTCATCTTTTACTTCTGCATCGGGGTCCTGGTGCACGTGGACAGCCCCTACGTCATCGGCACGGCCACCCTGGCCTGTTTTTCCGGAGCCTACATCTCGGAGATGGTGCGGGCCGGGGTGGAATCCGTGGACCGGGGCCAGTGGGAGACGGCCGTGTCCTCGGGGCTGACCCACCGGCAGGCCCTTTTCTACGTGATATTTCCCCAGGCGGCCCGGCGGATCGTGCCGCCGGTGACGGGACAATTCGTCTCCTGCATCAAGGACTCCTCGCTCCTGTCGGTCATCAGCGTGCGCGAACTGACCAAGGCGGCCGAGGTCGTCAACGCCACCACCTACAAGACTTTCGAGGCCTACCTGCCCCTGGCGCTTTTGTACCTGCTCCTGACCTGGCCCCTTTCGCACTTGACCGGCCGTCTGGAAAGGGGAATACGTAACGGAACCACCTTTCCGCCGCGATAAGCTTCGGCGGCTCCAAGGAGAATCCCATGTCCGACATCAAAGTCTATGCCCTCTCCACCTGCGTGCACTGCAAGCACGCCAAGGAATACCTCGAAGACCACCAGATCCCCTACGACTGCACCCACGTGGACTTCCTGTCCGGCGAGGAGCGCAACCAGGTCATGGACATCGTGCGCAAGCTCAACCCCGCCGTGTCCTTTCCGACCATCGTCATCGGGGACAAGGTCATCGTCGGTTTCCGCCGCGAGGAGATCGAGGAAGCCCTGTCCAAGTGCGAGAAGAAATGAACGCCAACGAACTTTACGAGCAGCTCAAGCCCCTCCAGGAGGCCAAGGGGAGCTTTTTCAACCCCGACAGGGCCATGACCCTGGATTTGCTGGCCAGCCTGCTCACCAACAAGGAACGCTACGGCTACATGGCCTGCCCCTGCCGTCTGGCCTCGGGCACCTTCGCCCTGGACCGGGACGTGGTCTGCCCATGCGTCTACCGCGACCCGGACGTGGCCGAGTTCGGGGCCTGCTTCTGCGGCCTGTACGTCTCCCCGGCCGTGCGCGACGGCAAGGCCCCCCTGCCCGTGGTGCCGGAACGCCGGCCCCTGGAAAAGACCCTGGCCGCCCTGGGCTGACCCGCGCGCCCGCGGGCCTCCGGATACGCCGGCCCCGACGGGAAGCCCGGCCCTCGCCTCCGGCGTCCCGGGCCTTGGGATTCGATGCCCTGGGGAGAAACCCGGAGTGGAAACCACCTGGAGCGTCCTGCTGGCCGCCGGCCTCTCGGCCCTGGTCACGGCCGTCGGCGCGGCCGCCCTTTGCCGTCGGCGGTCCCGGCGGCGCGACGACCTGTTCCTGGAACGGGTGGTCGGCACCCTGGCCGATCCCTTTTACGTCAAAGGCCCGGACGGCCGCTTCCTGCTCGTCAACGACGCCTTTTGCATCCTGGCCGGCCGGTCGCGGCCGGACATCCTCGGCCGCAACGCGGCCACGGTATTCCCCGGCCGCTTCGGCTCCGCCTCCCTCAAAAACGACGCCATGGTCCTGGTCTGCGGCTTCGAGGACATCGCCGAAGAGTCGGCCGTGGACGCCGACGGCCGCCACCGCACCTTCATGACCCGAAAGACCCTCCACGTCGACGGCCTGGGCCGCCGCCACGTGGTCGGCATCATCCGCGACATCACCGCCCGCAAGGAGGCCGCCCGGGCCCTGGCCCAAAGCGAAGTCCGCTACCGCCGCATCGTGGAAACCGCCAACGAGGGCATCTGGGCCGTGGACGCCCGCTGGCGCACCACCTACGTCAACGCCGTCATGGCCGCCATGCTCGGCTGCGACGCACCCGGCATGATCGGCCGGTCGGCCAGCGAGTTCCTCTTCCCCGAGGACCGGGAACTCCACCGGGCCATGCTGCGCCGCGAAGTCCTGCCGCCCGGCGGCGGCGTCTACGAACGGCGGCTCAAACGGCAGGACGGCCGGGAAATCTGGACCATCATCGCCGTCAGCAGCGAGTTCGACGCGTCGGGCCGCTTCCTGGGCTCGGTCGGCATGTTCACCAACATCACCGACCGCAAACAGGCCGAAGAAGCCCTGCGCCTGTCCGAAGCCCGCCTGGCCGCCGCCAAGGAGGCCGCCGAGGCCGCCAACAAATCCAAAAGCGAATTTCTGGCCAACATGAGCCACGAGATCCGCACCCCGTTAAACGGCCTGCTCGGCATGCTCCAGATTGTGGAAGACACGGCCCTTGACGGGGACCAGCGCGACTGCGTGGTCACCGCCCTGGACTGCGGCCGGCGGCTGACCCGGCTTTTGACCGACATCCTCGACCTGTCCCGGGTCGAATCCGGCAAGCTCGTCCTCGTCGCCGACCCCTTCAGCCTGCGCGAGGTCTTCGCCTCCATCCAGACCGTCTTCGCCGTC encodes:
- a CDS encoding autotransporter assembly complex protein TamA, with protein sequence MHRMTAFLLWAILACMVLGAAPVRAETPPAPAAGAPAGLAYVVRYDGDIAPDTLALLRQISKAESLLQSPPDSVLLLERRAEEDKAAFLKVFQSEGRFAATVAATVDQSVSPAVLTYHITPGPRFELRRVTLAPTGDTAGEAGVLPAPAAIGLGVPSPFSARAVVEAEGRILAALRKNAHPFVAIADRKVTADFDTHAVTVAWTVDTGPRAAFGELRFAGVATVKERFLANMAPWQPGQAYDADLVARYRKTLNGLDLFNAVQIEPINEPGPDGRIPLRVVVVERKHRTIKGGIDYKTDEGPGANLGWEHRNLFGGGEKFSVAAGASAIEQTGEAAFEKPDFITPKELFKSKAKVADEDKKAYKGQNAQATASVRRQFTDAFSAAAGLGLRASRIEEDKSKPWENDKRYGFVFLPLETTYDTRDDVLDAHKGLLGSFSFAPYWATLAQGQSFLRPEFSLSNYFKLADDPGVVLATRIIGGANIGADRDDVPPDLRWYAGGSGSIRGYPYQTVGPLRSKTPVGGGSLLTFSVELRLRITELVGLVPFVDGGSAFENALPPYNQPLLLGAGLGIRIYTPIGPIRFDVATPVTRRKDIDDIAQFYFSIGQSF
- a CDS encoding translocation/assembly module TamB domain-containing protein — protein: MLGLVLLVWGLLLTPFGLGGAARVAERLIAAGSGMQARIENVSGVLPVSLSVGRFALADAKGPWLIVKDARLSWSPLALLRGRVEVREVAADIVRLRRAPALPPAAAEPMPLEWPPRFPRLPAILVDRLSVGRLILDKEVAGQAAVISISGRLAESGRGAVGLTLAATRQDGDKPLALRLAGSLNYADWRLAAKASLTDAPGGLLSAVLAGPDGGPLALDLTGDGPLDAWKGRLVATLSQKELLGLDLGLGVPLQKDATASFSLDAAATLPDGLLPEAVSRLVGQAPTCRLAGRYGLVSEDLFLDRLDASAAVGSLTATAGLKASDNTMTATAKLSLPDAARLDPSLAGVVEASLDASGHLSRPILGLRLVAKDVRSGPLALGAADLTARAEPTGDLSGPFPGATLSLAGNLTNLAGPEGTTLLGDDLALSLTAAVDGQGGIAAKALTITGKGGEVRLTDAGWQDGQAAGRLALNVADVAGAASLAGLKLSGSLATTADLTADAAGAGKATLTLRFADLAGRDPADTAAAALAALLGASPTLDLKAAFSPAGAELSELSLAGKAVTLTATGSVDARGQPVAAKVAAKIPDLSALGPALGQKAGGSLELSAEATSPAGAPHLQAKATADKLVLGDLALAAVTLDASATDALARPAGKLLLTARREGESARLETAFALAGDRLTVSDLKLAAPDAAFSGNAVLDTRTGRVSGKLSGNAANLAGLGRFVGQTLAGSLRLTATAEAKPAGQSLALDLSGANLRLPGVAAASLTVGASLDDVTGNPRGKATVAGKGVDAGGLSLATLSVAATGDGKLMAATVEAKGTIPGDKPLELATRATLAPAGQGRKLTLTALAGSLDARKFALTAPAVLTFGDGTTRLDGLALAYDKAVLTAQAAISPKQATAKATVDRFPLPLLSSFGLTGVDGTASATVTLSGSPARPELAADLRCEGVKMAAENTRGAPPLSVRATAGLSGGKATVKAVVAPNGKKEAVTLEAALPVRFAVEPFVFDLPQGGSLTGRLLADTDLSDLAPLLAQANTRATGRLTADLALGGSLAAPTVSGAMALAASRFENADSGLVLRALTLRAEAANGVLTIVQGAGQDTKGGSFTLSGSVGFADPVNGPVDLTLRLSKLQVAGLDQYTAKADGTIAVKGTLSRMQASGALTIGPADINLPTNLPPSVVVIPVVYVNDPRAPKTKPKPTPPAAARHIDLDLKIALGQAVYVRGMGLESRWGGEIAVTGTAAAPVVIGKYYVEKGLVELFGSNLEITKGDVVFRGESPPAPTLDILAETTSDDVTAGVSITGDAGNPSINLTSNPPLPHDEVLSRILFGQSAATLSPIQAAQLAQAAASLYAGGSPTSILARTRRILGLDQLTLVSGKGGISSTVVKATKEIVKGVNVGVEQGLGAQSGAVSVEVQVTPNITVDSRVGVDNKQGVGVNWKWDY
- a CDS encoding transporter substrate-binding domain-containing protein, yielding MIRFIRIVSLAFVALTMCCGTSVAVTPFDVYEGSNLRKIVQRGTLVVGMELKFWPFEYVDEQGNPVGFDVDIARTLAERLGVKLEIKDMEWTGLIPALTAGKIDLIISGITGTLERGKSITFTSPYFTTGLCALLSAQKAGDVTDAAALDAPGRIIAVKTGTTADLVATKRFPKATINRYSDETACVQEVVAGRVDAFFYDQISIGKHHRQNPETTKALLTPFTYEPFCIALQKGDFDWWQWLESYLATIKSDGTLEALRAKYFKDILGN
- a CDS encoding amino acid ABC transporter permease, with product MSEKAFRLTVRFLLLAALAGLLWLVLSHLRYHWDWEAVFAYRRIFVAGLGMTMVISIGAIVLGLALGLASGLASVSGSVVLSEMAALYVGAFRGTPLLVQILIFYFCIGVLVHVDSPYVIGTATLACFSGAYISEMVRAGVESVDRGQWETAVSSGLTHRQALFYVIFPQAARRIVPPVTGQFVSCIKDSSLLSVISVRELTKAAEVVNATTYKTFEAYLPLALLYLLLTWPLSHLTGRLERGIRNGTTFPPR
- a CDS encoding glutaredoxin family protein, translating into MSDIKVYALSTCVHCKHAKEYLEDHQIPYDCTHVDFLSGEERNQVMDIVRKLNPAVSFPTIVIGDKVIVGFRREEIEEALSKCEKK
- a CDS encoding ferredoxin-thioredoxin reductase catalytic domain-containing protein, which gives rise to MNANELYEQLKPLQEAKGSFFNPDRAMTLDLLASLLTNKERYGYMACPCRLASGTFALDRDVVCPCVYRDPDVAEFGACFCGLYVSPAVRDGKAPLPVVPERRPLEKTLAALG
- a CDS encoding PAS domain-containing hybrid sensor histidine kinase/response regulator — encoded protein: METTWSVLLAAGLSALVTAVGAAALCRRRSRRRDDLFLERVVGTLADPFYVKGPDGRFLLVNDAFCILAGRSRPDILGRNAATVFPGRFGSASLKNDAMVLVCGFEDIAEESAVDADGRHRTFMTRKTLHVDGLGRRHVVGIIRDITARKEAARALAQSEVRYRRIVETANEGIWAVDARWRTTYVNAVMAAMLGCDAPGMIGRSASEFLFPEDRELHRAMLRREVLPPGGGVYERRLKRQDGREIWTIIAVSSEFDASGRFLGSVGMFTNITDRKQAEEALRLSEARLAAAKEAAEAANKSKSEFLANMSHEIRTPLNGLLGMLQIVEDTALDGDQRDCVVTALDCGRRLTRLLTDILDLSRVESGKLVLVADPFSLREVFASIQTVFAVTLDQRGLALETAIHPDVPALLLGDEGRIRQILLNLVGNAVKFTRSGTITLEAGWHPADETGGRRLALAVGDTGIGIPHDKHDTVFETFTQVDASNTRIHQGAGLGLSIVDRLVRLMGGTVLLDSEPGIGTMVMCLLPLAPAAGPARDATPAAPPAATPGLRILLVEDERINRLTVGSLLRNAGHTVLEAASGRQALDIFGRETVDAVLLDIQMPGMDGLETLALLRDAALHGPRAATPVIALTAHAMVGDRERFLAAGMDDYLAKPVEWTGLAAALARLARRG